A stretch of Panthera uncia isolate 11264 chromosome A1 unlocalized genomic scaffold, Puncia_PCG_1.0 HiC_scaffold_16, whole genome shotgun sequence DNA encodes these proteins:
- the LOC125933831 gene encoding protocadherin-8 isoform X1: MSPVRRGGSPCLFPLQLFSLCWVLSVAQSKTVRYSTFEEDAPGTVIGTLAEDLHMKVSGDTSFRLMKQFNSSLLRVREGDGQLTVGDAGLDRERLCGQAPQCVLAFDVVSFSQEQFRLIHVEVEVRDINDHAPRFPRAQIPVEVSEGAAVGTRIPLEVPVDEDVGANGLQSVRLAEPHSPFRVELQTRADGAQCADLVLLQELDRESQAAYSLELVAQDGGRPPRSATAALSVRVLDANDHSPAFPQGAVAEVELAEDAPVGSLLLDLDAADPDEGPNGDVVFAFGARTPPEARRLFRLDPRSGRLTLAGPVDYERQDTYELDVRAQDRGPGPRASTCKVIVRIRDVNDNAPDITITPLAAPGAPAASPFAAAAAAAAALGGADATSPTGPGTPEAGAISLVPEGAARESLVALVSTSDRDSGANGQVRCALYGHEHFRLQPAYAGSYLVVTAASLDRERIAEYNLTLVAEDRGAPPLRTVRPYTVRVSDENDNAPLFTRPVYEVSVRENNPPGAYLATVAARDPDLGRNGQVTYRLLEAEVGRAGGSVSTYVSVDPATGAIYALRSFDYETLRQLDVRIQASDGGSPQLSSSALVQVRVLDQNDHAPVLVHPAPANGTLEVAVPGRTARDTAVARVQARDADDGANGELAFELQQQEPREAFAIGRRTGEIVLTDDLSQEPPGRVFRALLVISDGGRPPLSTTATVSFVVTAGDGRGLVAPASAGSPERSRPPGSRLAASGPALQWDTPLIVIIVLAGSCTLLLAAIIAIATTCNRRKKEVRKGGARREERPGAAGGGASAPGSPEEAARGAGPRPNMFDVLTFPGSGKAPFGSPAADPPPPAVAAAEVPGSEGGSATGESSCHFEGQQQLRGAHAEPYGSSPGFGKEPAPPVAVWKGHSFNTISGREAEKFSGKDSGKGDSDFNDSDSDISGDALKKDLINHMQSGLWACTAECKILGHSDRCWSPSCGGPNTHPPPHPPAQMSTFCKSTSLPRDPLRRDNYYQAQLPKTVGLQSVYEKVLHRDYDRTVTLLSPPRPGRLPDLQEIGVPLYQSTPGRYLSPKKEANENV, encoded by the exons ATGAGTCCGGTGAGGCGCGGGGGCAGCCCCTGCCTTTTCCCTTTACAGCTCTTCAGCCTCTGTTGGGTGCTTTCAGTGGCCCAGAGCAAGACAGTGCGATACAGCACCTTCGAGGAGGACGCTCCTGGCACGGTCATCGGGACCCTAGCTGAGGACCTGCATATGAAAGTATCCGGAGACACAAGCTTCCGCCTGATGAAGCAGTTCAACAGCTCGCTGCTCCGAGTGCGCGAGGGCGACGGGCAGCTGACCGTCGGGGACGCGGGCCTGGACCGCGAGCGGCTGTGCGGCCAGGCACCACAGTGCGTGCTGGCCTTCGACGTGGTCAGCTTCTCGCAGGAGCAGTTCCGGCTGATACAcgtggaggtggaggtgagggACATCAACGATCACGCGCCGCGCTTTCCCCGGGCCCAGATCCCCGTGGAGGTGTCCGAGGGCGCGGCTGTGGGCACGCGCATCCCGCTGGAGGTGCCGGTGGACGAGGATGTGGGAGCCAACGGGCTGCAGAGCGTGCGCCTGGCCGAGCCTCACAGCCCCTTCCGCGTGGAGCTGCAGACGCGCGCGGACGGTGCCCAGTGCGCGGACCTGGTGCTGCTGCAGGAGCTGGACCGCGAGAGCCAGGCCGCCTACAGCCTGGAGCTAGTGGCCCAGGACGGCGGCCGCCCGCCGCGCTCCGCCACTGCCGCCCTCAGCGTGCGAGTGCTGGACGCCAACGACCACAGCCCGGCCTTCCCGCAGGGCGCCGTGGCCGAGGTGGAGCTGGCGGAGGACGCGCCCGTGGGCTCCCTGCTGCTGGACCTGGACGCAGCCGACCCCGACGAGGGCCCCAACGGCGACGTGGTGTTTGCCTTCGGTGCCCGCACCCCTCCCGAGGCGCGCCGCCTCTTCCGCCTGGACCCGCGCTCGGGCCGCCTCACTCTGGCAGGACCCGTGGACTACGAGCGCCAGGACACCTATGAGCTAGACGTGCGGGCCCAGGACCGCGGTCCCGGGCCTCGGGCCTCCACCTGCAAAGTCATCGTGCGCATCCGCGACGTCAATGACAACGCTCCGGACATCACCATCACCCCGCTGGCCGCCCCGGGCGCGCCTGCCGCCTCTCccttcgccgccgccgccgccgccgccgccgctctcGGGGGTGCGGACGCGACCTCGCCGACCGGACCTGGAACGCCGGAGGCCGGCGCCATCTCGCTGGTGCCAGAGGGGGCGGCGCGCGAGAGCCTGGTGGCGCTGGTCAGCACCTCGGACAGAGACTCGGGCGCCAATGGGCAGGTGCGCTGCGCCCTCTACGGGCACGAGCATTTCCGGCTGCAGCCGGCCTACGCGGGCAGCTACCTGGTGGTGACCGCGGCGTCCCTGGACCGCGAGCGCATCGCTGAGTACAACCTGACGCTGGTGGCCGAGGACAGAGGCGCGCCCCCTCTACGCACCGTGCGGCCCTACACGGTGCGCGTGAGCGACGAGAATGACAACGCGCCACTTTTCACACGACCAGTCTATGAGGTGTCCGTGCGTGAGAACAACCCGCCCGGGGCCTACTTGGCCACGGTAGCCGCCCGGGATCCGGACCTGGGCCGCAACGGCCAGGTCACCTACCGGCTGCTGGAGGCCGAAGTAGGCCGTGCCGGGGGCTCGGTGTCCACCTATGTGTCGGTGGACCCGGCTACCGGGGCCATCTACGCGCTGCGAAGCTTCGACTATGAGACCCTACGCCAGCTCGACGTGCGCATCCAGGCGAGCGACGGTGGCTCCCCTCAGCTCTCCAGCAGTGCCCTGGTGCAAGTGAGAGTACTGGACCAGAACGACCACGCACCCGTCCTGGTGCACCCGGCGCCGGCCAACGGGACCCTGGAAGTGGCAGTCCCCGGGCGCACGGCAAGGGACACGGCGGTGGCGCGTGTGCAGGCCCGGGACGCAGACGATGGTGCCAACGGGGAGCTGGCATTCGAGCTGCAGCAGCAGGAGCCGCGAGAAGCCTTCGCCATCGGCCGCCGCACGGGGGAGATAGTGCTCACAGACGACCTCTCACAGGAGCCCCCCGGCCGCGTCTTCCGGGCTCTGTTGGTCATATCCGACGGCGGCCGCCCCCCGCTCTCCACCACTGCCACTGTCAGCTTCGTGGTGACAGCAGGTGACGGACGCGGGCTGGTGGCGCCCGCCAGTGCAGGGAGCCCGGAGCGCTCTCGCCCGCCTGGCTCGCGGCTCGCGGCGTCGGGGCCGGCGCTACAATGGGACACGCCGCTAATCGTCATCATCGTGTTGGCGGGAAGCTGCACGCTGCTGCTGGCCGCCATCATCGCCATCGCCACCACCTGCAACCGCCGCAAGAAGGAGGTGCGCAAAGGGGGGGCCCGCCGGGAAGAGCGGCccggggcggcgggcggcggaGCCTCGGCTCCCGGCTCCCCGGAGGAGGCTGCCCGGGGAGCCGGGCCCAGGCCCAACATGTTCGACGTGCTCACCTTCCCTGGCAGCGGCAAAGCGCCCTTTGGCAGCCCCGCGGCCGACCCGCCCCCGCCCGCGGTCGCTGCGGCCGAAGTGCCGGGCTCGGAGGGCGGCAGCGCCACCGGGGAAAGCTCCTGTCACTTCGAGGGGCAGCAGCAGCTCCGCGGCGCGCACGCCGAG CCCTACGGTTCCTCTCCCGGCTTCGGAAAGGAGCCGGCGCCCCCTGTGGCGGTCTGGAAAGGACACTCTTTCAATACCATCTCCGGCCGAGAAGCTGAGAAGTTCAGCGGCAAAGACAGCGGCAAAGGGGACAGTGATTTCAACGACAGCGATTCCGACATCAGCGGGGACGCTCTGAAAAAGGATCTCATCAACCACATGCAGAGTG gACTGTGGGCGTGCACCGCTGAGTGTAAGATCCTGGGCCACTCTGACCGCTGCTGGAGCCCGTCATGCGGAGGGCCCAACACACATCCCCCGCCTCACCCACCGGCCCAGATGTCTACCTTCTGTAAGAGCACGTCCCTGCCTCGTGATCCTCTGCGCAGGGACAATTACTACCAGGCCCAGCTGCCCAAGACAGTGGGGCTGCAGAGCGTCTATGAGAAAGTGCTACACAGGGACTATGACAGGACAGTcactctgctctcccctccccgcccgggGAGGCTCCCAGACTTGCAGGAGATTGGGGTACCCCTCTATCAGTCCACCCCTGGCAGGTACCTGTCCCCAAAgaaggaagccaatgaaaatgtgTAA
- the LOC125933831 gene encoding protocadherin-8 isoform X2 encodes MSPVRRGGSPCLFPLQLFSLCWVLSVAQSKTVRYSTFEEDAPGTVIGTLAEDLHMKVSGDTSFRLMKQFNSSLLRVREGDGQLTVGDAGLDRERLCGQAPQCVLAFDVVSFSQEQFRLIHVEVEVRDINDHAPRFPRAQIPVEVSEGAAVGTRIPLEVPVDEDVGANGLQSVRLAEPHSPFRVELQTRADGAQCADLVLLQELDRESQAAYSLELVAQDGGRPPRSATAALSVRVLDANDHSPAFPQGAVAEVELAEDAPVGSLLLDLDAADPDEGPNGDVVFAFGARTPPEARRLFRLDPRSGRLTLAGPVDYERQDTYELDVRAQDRGPGPRASTCKVIVRIRDVNDNAPDITITPLAAPGAPAASPFAAAAAAAAALGGADATSPTGPGTPEAGAISLVPEGAARESLVALVSTSDRDSGANGQVRCALYGHEHFRLQPAYAGSYLVVTAASLDRERIAEYNLTLVAEDRGAPPLRTVRPYTVRVSDENDNAPLFTRPVYEVSVRENNPPGAYLATVAARDPDLGRNGQVTYRLLEAEVGRAGGSVSTYVSVDPATGAIYALRSFDYETLRQLDVRIQASDGGSPQLSSSALVQVRVLDQNDHAPVLVHPAPANGTLEVAVPGRTARDTAVARVQARDADDGANGELAFELQQQEPREAFAIGRRTGEIVLTDDLSQEPPGRVFRALLVISDGGRPPLSTTATVSFVVTAGDGRGLVAPASAGSPERSRPPGSRLAASGPALQWDTPLIVIIVLAGSCTLLLAAIIAIATTCNRRKKEPYGSSPGFGKEPAPPVAVWKGHSFNTISGREAEKFSGKDSGKGDSDFNDSDSDISGDALKKDLINHMQSGLWACTAECKILGHSDRCWSPSCGGPNTHPPPHPPAQMSTFCKSTSLPRDPLRRDNYYQAQLPKTVGLQSVYEKVLHRDYDRTVTLLSPPRPGRLPDLQEIGVPLYQSTPGRYLSPKKEANENV; translated from the exons ATGAGTCCGGTGAGGCGCGGGGGCAGCCCCTGCCTTTTCCCTTTACAGCTCTTCAGCCTCTGTTGGGTGCTTTCAGTGGCCCAGAGCAAGACAGTGCGATACAGCACCTTCGAGGAGGACGCTCCTGGCACGGTCATCGGGACCCTAGCTGAGGACCTGCATATGAAAGTATCCGGAGACACAAGCTTCCGCCTGATGAAGCAGTTCAACAGCTCGCTGCTCCGAGTGCGCGAGGGCGACGGGCAGCTGACCGTCGGGGACGCGGGCCTGGACCGCGAGCGGCTGTGCGGCCAGGCACCACAGTGCGTGCTGGCCTTCGACGTGGTCAGCTTCTCGCAGGAGCAGTTCCGGCTGATACAcgtggaggtggaggtgagggACATCAACGATCACGCGCCGCGCTTTCCCCGGGCCCAGATCCCCGTGGAGGTGTCCGAGGGCGCGGCTGTGGGCACGCGCATCCCGCTGGAGGTGCCGGTGGACGAGGATGTGGGAGCCAACGGGCTGCAGAGCGTGCGCCTGGCCGAGCCTCACAGCCCCTTCCGCGTGGAGCTGCAGACGCGCGCGGACGGTGCCCAGTGCGCGGACCTGGTGCTGCTGCAGGAGCTGGACCGCGAGAGCCAGGCCGCCTACAGCCTGGAGCTAGTGGCCCAGGACGGCGGCCGCCCGCCGCGCTCCGCCACTGCCGCCCTCAGCGTGCGAGTGCTGGACGCCAACGACCACAGCCCGGCCTTCCCGCAGGGCGCCGTGGCCGAGGTGGAGCTGGCGGAGGACGCGCCCGTGGGCTCCCTGCTGCTGGACCTGGACGCAGCCGACCCCGACGAGGGCCCCAACGGCGACGTGGTGTTTGCCTTCGGTGCCCGCACCCCTCCCGAGGCGCGCCGCCTCTTCCGCCTGGACCCGCGCTCGGGCCGCCTCACTCTGGCAGGACCCGTGGACTACGAGCGCCAGGACACCTATGAGCTAGACGTGCGGGCCCAGGACCGCGGTCCCGGGCCTCGGGCCTCCACCTGCAAAGTCATCGTGCGCATCCGCGACGTCAATGACAACGCTCCGGACATCACCATCACCCCGCTGGCCGCCCCGGGCGCGCCTGCCGCCTCTCccttcgccgccgccgccgccgccgccgccgctctcGGGGGTGCGGACGCGACCTCGCCGACCGGACCTGGAACGCCGGAGGCCGGCGCCATCTCGCTGGTGCCAGAGGGGGCGGCGCGCGAGAGCCTGGTGGCGCTGGTCAGCACCTCGGACAGAGACTCGGGCGCCAATGGGCAGGTGCGCTGCGCCCTCTACGGGCACGAGCATTTCCGGCTGCAGCCGGCCTACGCGGGCAGCTACCTGGTGGTGACCGCGGCGTCCCTGGACCGCGAGCGCATCGCTGAGTACAACCTGACGCTGGTGGCCGAGGACAGAGGCGCGCCCCCTCTACGCACCGTGCGGCCCTACACGGTGCGCGTGAGCGACGAGAATGACAACGCGCCACTTTTCACACGACCAGTCTATGAGGTGTCCGTGCGTGAGAACAACCCGCCCGGGGCCTACTTGGCCACGGTAGCCGCCCGGGATCCGGACCTGGGCCGCAACGGCCAGGTCACCTACCGGCTGCTGGAGGCCGAAGTAGGCCGTGCCGGGGGCTCGGTGTCCACCTATGTGTCGGTGGACCCGGCTACCGGGGCCATCTACGCGCTGCGAAGCTTCGACTATGAGACCCTACGCCAGCTCGACGTGCGCATCCAGGCGAGCGACGGTGGCTCCCCTCAGCTCTCCAGCAGTGCCCTGGTGCAAGTGAGAGTACTGGACCAGAACGACCACGCACCCGTCCTGGTGCACCCGGCGCCGGCCAACGGGACCCTGGAAGTGGCAGTCCCCGGGCGCACGGCAAGGGACACGGCGGTGGCGCGTGTGCAGGCCCGGGACGCAGACGATGGTGCCAACGGGGAGCTGGCATTCGAGCTGCAGCAGCAGGAGCCGCGAGAAGCCTTCGCCATCGGCCGCCGCACGGGGGAGATAGTGCTCACAGACGACCTCTCACAGGAGCCCCCCGGCCGCGTCTTCCGGGCTCTGTTGGTCATATCCGACGGCGGCCGCCCCCCGCTCTCCACCACTGCCACTGTCAGCTTCGTGGTGACAGCAGGTGACGGACGCGGGCTGGTGGCGCCCGCCAGTGCAGGGAGCCCGGAGCGCTCTCGCCCGCCTGGCTCGCGGCTCGCGGCGTCGGGGCCGGCGCTACAATGGGACACGCCGCTAATCGTCATCATCGTGTTGGCGGGAAGCTGCACGCTGCTGCTGGCCGCCATCATCGCCATCGCCACCACCTGCAACCGCCGCAAGAAGGAG CCCTACGGTTCCTCTCCCGGCTTCGGAAAGGAGCCGGCGCCCCCTGTGGCGGTCTGGAAAGGACACTCTTTCAATACCATCTCCGGCCGAGAAGCTGAGAAGTTCAGCGGCAAAGACAGCGGCAAAGGGGACAGTGATTTCAACGACAGCGATTCCGACATCAGCGGGGACGCTCTGAAAAAGGATCTCATCAACCACATGCAGAGTG gACTGTGGGCGTGCACCGCTGAGTGTAAGATCCTGGGCCACTCTGACCGCTGCTGGAGCCCGTCATGCGGAGGGCCCAACACACATCCCCCGCCTCACCCACCGGCCCAGATGTCTACCTTCTGTAAGAGCACGTCCCTGCCTCGTGATCCTCTGCGCAGGGACAATTACTACCAGGCCCAGCTGCCCAAGACAGTGGGGCTGCAGAGCGTCTATGAGAAAGTGCTACACAGGGACTATGACAGGACAGTcactctgctctcccctccccgcccgggGAGGCTCCCAGACTTGCAGGAGATTGGGGTACCCCTCTATCAGTCCACCCCTGGCAGGTACCTGTCCCCAAAgaaggaagccaatgaaaatgtgTAA